GGAGGACGGGCCGCTCATCAGCGGCATCAACTGTCAGCCCCAAAGCGTCTATGACGACTTCCTGAATACCAAGCTGCTCTACCACAAGGACGGCGGCGTGATGTTCTACCACATGGTGCAGTGCTTTCCGAAGGGCGCGGCGGTCGATCCCCGGCAGGCCCACGAAGCCGCGCGGCGGCTGGCGGAATACTTCGACGGCTGCGAGGTGTTGGTCTGCACCCACGTAGACCGGGAGCACATCCATTCTCACTTTCTCATCAACTCGGTCAACTTTGATACCGGACGGAAACTGCATATCGCAAAGGAGCAGCTCCAGGAACTGCGGCATCGCAACGACATGGTCTGCAGGGAGTTTTCACTTCCTGTGTTTCAACCAAGGGAACAAAAGCAGAAAACAAAGACTATGACCATCGGTGAGTATCACACAGCAGCCCGTGGTCAGAGCAAAAAGCTGCAGCTCATGAATATCATCAACGATTGTATGCGCCATGCGTTCACCCGTGAGAAATTCATTGCGCTGATGGAGAGCGAGGGCTACAAGGTTCGCTGGGAAAAGTCCCGAAAGAACATCACCTATACCACGCCGAGCGGCTGGCAATGTCGTGACCGGCTGTTGTTCGGTGACAAATATCTAAAGGAGAACATGGAATATGAATTCAGGATCAGAGAAGAAATTATCTATGGACGAGCTGTTGGAGAAGAACCGTCCTGCACAGACAGCGCAGACCACATCAGCGCTGACAGTACAGAGCACGCCGCAACCCCTGGCACAGGAGCAGACACCTACTTCCGAAGTGCATCCCACGAAAGAAGACTGGGGGGGATCTGCAGAGCGACCTCTACACGCTGGGTTACCACGCCGAGAGACAGACCGGCTATCTGAAGAAGGCCAGCGAACTGCAGGAGCAGTTCCCGACCCGGACACAGGTGGACGAGCTGCTGAAAGTGCTGAAGCATCTGGAGCAGATGGCCGAACAGGCTGGGAAGCCGAAAGAGAAGCGTTCTTCTCTGCCCAATATCAAACTACCCAGGCTGCATCTGCCGCACCTGGATGGTCCGACATGGATAGTCCTGCTGATGGCGCTGGCGGCGTTGTTTCTGCTGTGGTGGGCCTGGGCTGGAGACTGG
The genomic region above belongs to Vescimonas coprocola and contains:
- a CDS encoding relaxase/mobilization nuclease domain-containing protein — protein: MAIVHFVNYKRGTQSHAAMRSVMLYIMQEKKTAWEDGPLISGINCQPQSVYDDFLNTKLLYHKDGGVMFYHMVQCFPKGAAVDPRQAHEAARRLAEYFDGCEVLVCTHVDREHIHSHFLINSVNFDTGRKLHIAKEQLQELRHRNDMVCREFSLPVFQPREQKQKTKTMTIGEYHTAARGQSKKLQLMNIINDCMRHAFTREKFIALMESEGYKVRWEKSRKNITYTTPSGWQCRDRLLFGDKYLKENMEYEFRIREEIIYGRAVGEEPSCTDSADHISADSTEHAATPGTGADTYFRSASHERRLGGICRATSTRWVTTPRDRPAI